CAGCAAATGCTCTAAATCCTTTTGGACATTGAACAGAAAATCCTAATAGTCCTAAAGGAAAACAATATATAGGCAACAGGTAAGCCAATCAATGAAAACTATACCTAAGATTAAAAAGTGATAAGCCAATCAAAAATTCCTCCAAGCTGGTTCACCCATCAAAAGCAACTATTATATGTACTAAAGGTAAAGAGGATAACAATGTGTCttgtattttccattttacattttacaATAATTCAACAATCAGGATACACCTTCAAAACTAAATACTTAATATTAACTTAAGCTGGAGCAACCGTTGTTTTTCCAAAAACAATATTAATGATCCAACAATTTTagaatattgatattttttgaCACTCAAAAAGCTTCATCAGTGacaataaatttaacaaaaagtACACAAACCAACCTTTATCCCAGATGGGCTTTCCATGAAACTTAGTTTGTATGTATTTGTGCGAAAACTATGAAATGAACAACCTTGCCCAGGTAACTGTGGCACTCCAAGATTTCCTTTCTCAATGCTGCCCAGGATAACAACAAAATAATGAGGAAAAAGAAGTCCAACGGTCGTAAatcaattgttttattttttacaagaaTAACCATTAGACTTAGCATTCACTGATTCACTCTCCTCTGAATAACCATATAACTACTAATTATAACATGTGAGTGAAATCATGAATCTCCCCAGTATAACATAGCAAACACTTGTTCATTTTTGTACACCTGGAGATAGAAGATGACTCAAATTCTTTGCCCCTAAAACTACTAATTATAGAAAGAAAAGCAGACCTTGTAGGATCCATCTTGGCTGTTAAGGATTTGAGAGAGAAGAGGAGACCAAACATGAGCTTATGATCCTGCTGAGCATTGAGAGTCTTAAGGGGGCGATTCCATTCCCTGTAAAGTAAGCACACTCCATTTCTATTGAACACATACAACATATGGGCATTGTTTCCCGACGCTGTCGGGGGAGTCGGCGACGGGCTGATCTCTGATCCTCCGAAGAACTGCATCCTTCACTGAAACCTAGCCAGATCAACCTCAATCAATACGCCACAACAGGGCTTTCAAGAAGCGGAAAGATTCTTGTTTTACACAAATTACTAAGAGCGGAAAGTGAAGTGTTCGGATTGAATTAAAATTCATGGATCTTATATATACCTTCAAGGATTTACAAAATTGGTTGCAGAGCTCAAATGACTCTTCGAGAAAAGAATATAACATCAGGTGTGAATAGAATTGGGAAGAAGACTAGCAGAGTTTACCTGAAGACAAGAGCTCGAGCAATTCAGCAATGTCGTAGACGGAAATATGCAAGAGTGAACACAATCGCAAGCGATGCCCAACCGAAAAGGAAATAAATGCAATTTACCCACTtaacttttcttctttttcttttcttgccTAAATTTAATTTCGTTTTTCTTTATAATCTTGTGTCCATTCCATTTGAAATGATAACGAGAAGTCAAGATATCATcaaactatataataataatagttgacaaatttaatttcttatttgatTTGTAGAGTATGATACGAAGCTTTTATACAGCACTTTTAGTAATGGTAACAAGttttttcgtaaattaaatGAACAAGAATTTCTAATTAAGTTCACAATTTTCAATTCCCGCAcgaataattatttattattaatatatctaATTCAACCGCACAAAATATCATGCATTTTTTAAGTGAGGAGGACAACTTGTAGTCACTATTCAAAAATGTCCATTGAATAAATTTTACTCTTGTTA
This portion of the Ipomoea triloba cultivar NCNSP0323 chromosome 5, ASM357664v1 genome encodes:
- the LOC116019173 gene encoding trafficking protein particle complex subunit 1, whose protein sequence is MQFFGGSEISPSPTPPTASGNNAHMLYVFNRNGVCLLYREWNRPLKTLNAQQDHKLMFGLLFSLKSLTAKMDPTSIEKGNLGVPQLPGQGCSFHSFRTNTYKLSFMESPSGIKIILVTHPRTGDLRDSLKYIYNLYVEYVVKNPLYSPGTPIKSELFNSTLDQYVRGLG